The Streptomyces pactum genome contains a region encoding:
- a CDS encoding ATP-binding protein: MPEAAAAPLLEPRPPRKLYRSSDGRWLGGVARGLAGHLGLPVIWVRFAFVGLFMADGLGALLYAAFWFFVPLGVGGVDAQKPPSLVTSETSPDGRRRLVARKPDKGQIVALLLMVVVALVFVGNVDLGGGAKAYLWPTVLVGAGVALVWRQADNARRARWAEVGRHRRTVTLLRSVAGVLLVTAGVTGIFVLQGSAAHLGSVLQAALAVLVGITLLAGPYLVRMTQDLSEERLMRIRAQERAEVAAHVHDSVLHTLTLIQRNAESPGEVRRLARAQERDLRAWLYKPEGNGKDEDDEPTTLAEAVKRNAAEVEDKHGVPIEVVVVGDCPLDERITAQMQAGREAMVNAAKYGGEGGAVQVFAEVEGRTVFVSVRDRGPGFDLDSIPADRMGVRESIIGRMERNGGTARLRAVPDGGTEVELEMERAEKTS, from the coding sequence ATGCCGGAAGCCGCAGCAGCGCCCCTCCTCGAACCGCGGCCGCCGCGCAAGCTCTACCGCAGCAGCGACGGACGCTGGCTCGGTGGCGTGGCGCGGGGGCTCGCCGGGCACCTCGGGCTGCCCGTCATCTGGGTGCGGTTCGCCTTCGTCGGCCTGTTCATGGCCGACGGCCTGGGCGCGCTGTTGTACGCGGCCTTCTGGTTCTTCGTACCGCTGGGCGTCGGCGGCGTCGACGCGCAGAAGCCGCCCTCCCTGGTCACCTCCGAGACCTCGCCGGACGGCCGCCGCAGACTCGTCGCCCGTAAACCGGACAAGGGCCAGATAGTCGCCCTGCTCCTCATGGTGGTCGTGGCCCTGGTCTTCGTGGGCAACGTCGACCTCGGCGGCGGGGCCAAGGCCTACCTGTGGCCGACCGTGCTCGTCGGCGCCGGCGTCGCCCTCGTCTGGCGCCAGGCGGACAACGCCCGCCGGGCTCGCTGGGCCGAGGTGGGACGCCACCGGCGCACGGTCACGTTGCTGCGTTCCGTGGCCGGTGTGCTGCTGGTGACGGCCGGCGTCACCGGAATCTTCGTCCTGCAGGGGTCCGCCGCCCACCTGGGCTCCGTGCTCCAGGCGGCCCTCGCCGTCCTCGTCGGCATAACGCTCCTCGCCGGCCCCTACCTGGTGCGCATGACGCAGGACCTCTCCGAGGAGCGGCTGATGCGCATCCGGGCCCAGGAGCGTGCCGAGGTCGCCGCCCACGTCCACGACTCGGTGCTCCACACCCTGACCCTGATCCAGCGCAACGCGGAGAGCCCGGGCGAAGTGCGCCGCCTCGCCCGGGCCCAGGAGCGCGACCTGCGCGCCTGGCTCTACAAGCCGGAGGGCAACGGCAAGGACGAGGACGACGAGCCCACCACCCTCGCCGAGGCCGTGAAGCGCAATGCCGCGGAGGTGGAGGACAAGCACGGCGTGCCCATCGAGGTCGTGGTGGTCGGCGACTGCCCGCTCGACGAGAGGATCACCGCACAGATGCAGGCCGGACGCGAGGCGATGGTGAACGCCGCCAAGTACGGTGGCGAGGGCGGCGCCGTACAGGTCTTCGCCGAAGTCGAGGGCAGGACGGTCTTCGTGTCCGTCCGGGATCGAGGCCCCGGCTTCGACCTCGACTCGATACCCGCCGACCGCAT
- a CDS encoding PspC domain-containing protein, giving the protein MTDHEHAAAGPGPGPGPRPPRGAGPQGAAPAADAASGAGGAAGGGAGGGAAADAGVPAGTEVPGPPHRFRRDRRHKTLAGVCAGLGRQCDMDPVIFRITLAVLSATGGIGLIFYGFAWLFVPYDEDENEVRKLLTGRVDGQALAAVLFALVGCGIFLTMLSNGGVLTFAVVLSLLLAGAGYWSRQRKAPDPDPLSAQAVADAPPEAQAPPVMITWPSWWREPIVKDGTHVGGTGYLWGPPDSEDRDIAAAVSIGHRARAGDRDAAGGRCSRSPQQRGPRGIGGWVFLLALLAAFLGTRLTWDTHPLGTSLQTGLACALAVFGVGIAVSAFLGRTGAGSIFLAIVTAGLLAGSAALPKDVGTEWVRTTWEPTTAAGVREQYDIGTGSGTLDLSRLDLAEGQTLTTRADVGVGRIRVVVPQDVTVRLSVEVGVGDIQLPGDDSKDVDVAPGKHKEITLPPTSGGKNAGTLDLDLQVGVGQAEVTRAAS; this is encoded by the coding sequence ATGACAGATCACGAGCACGCCGCGGCGGGCCCGGGACCCGGTCCCGGCCCGCGCCCTCCACGGGGCGCCGGGCCGCAGGGCGCCGCGCCCGCCGCGGATGCCGCGAGTGGTGCCGGGGGTGCGGCCGGGGGTGGTGCCGGGGGTGGTGCCGCAGCCGACGCGGGCGTCCCCGCGGGCACCGAGGTCCCCGGGCCGCCCCACAGGTTCCGACGCGACCGGCGGCACAAGACGCTCGCCGGAGTGTGCGCCGGCCTGGGACGGCAGTGCGACATGGACCCGGTGATCTTCCGGATCACCCTCGCCGTGCTCTCCGCGACCGGCGGCATCGGCCTCATCTTCTACGGCTTCGCCTGGCTCTTCGTCCCCTACGACGAGGACGAGAACGAGGTGCGCAAGCTGCTGACCGGCCGGGTCGACGGCCAGGCGCTGGCGGCCGTGCTGTTCGCCCTGGTCGGCTGCGGGATCTTCCTGACCATGCTGAGCAACGGCGGCGTGCTGACCTTCGCCGTCGTCCTCTCCCTGCTCCTCGCGGGCGCGGGGTACTGGTCCCGGCAGCGGAAGGCCCCCGACCCCGACCCCCTCTCCGCTCAGGCCGTCGCCGACGCTCCACCGGAGGCCCAGGCGCCCCCGGTCATGATCACCTGGCCCTCCTGGTGGCGCGAACCCATAGTCAAGGACGGCACCCACGTCGGCGGGACGGGCTATCTGTGGGGCCCTCCGGACTCCGAGGACCGTGACATCGCGGCGGCCGTCAGCATCGGCCACCGGGCCCGGGCCGGTGACCGCGACGCCGCGGGCGGTCGGTGTTCACGGTCCCCGCAGCAGCGCGGTCCTCGTGGAATCGGCGGCTGGGTGTTCCTGCTCGCCCTGCTCGCGGCGTTCCTCGGCACCCGGCTGACCTGGGACACGCACCCGCTCGGCACCAGTCTGCAGACCGGCCTGGCCTGCGCGCTCGCCGTCTTCGGCGTCGGCATCGCGGTCAGCGCCTTCCTTGGACGCACCGGGGCCGGTTCGATCTTCCTGGCGATCGTCACGGCGGGCCTGCTCGCCGGGTCGGCCGCCCTGCCCAAGGACGTCGGTACCGAATGGGTCCGGACCACCTGGGAGCCCACGACGGCGGCCGGCGTGCGCGAGCAGTACGACATCGGGACCGGCAGCGGCACCCTCGACCTGTCCAGACTGGACCTTGCCGAGGGGCAGACGCTGACCACCCGGGCCGACGTGGGCGTCGGCCGCATACGGGTCGTCGTGCCGCAGGACGTGACCGTGCGGCTGAGCGTCGAGGTCGGCGTGGGCGACATCCAGCTACCCGGCGACGACAGCAAGGACGTGGACGTGGCACCGGGCAAGCACAAGGAGATCACCCTGCCCCCCACCAGCGGCGGCAAGAACGCCGGCACGCTCGACCTCGATCTCCAGGTCGGCGTCGGACAGGCGGAGGTGACCCGTGCTGCGTCATAG
- a CDS encoding recombinase family protein — MKTVRVLIALRISNETDASTSLERQLQDCMAYVEERQNLGWQVVGVARDAHISATKSHPFDRPKLGEWLNNRAPEFDLLLFWKMDRFVRKVVDMQDMIKWATAHGGKSLVSAKEPALDMVGPFRAVIIDLFAAIAETEAQNISMRVKSFQNYAKSKNVWAKGNPPYGYESFRDIDGAMRLRVRETQKDVIREIYKRVVEDGEPYSTICDDLNARDIMSPGAERMSNRRKNNGDSPPIWRSRTITTILRSETILGWKCEEVKVPGKKYGVSQPIVTSAGKIRMADPILTDDEWAKLQEEMNSRPSSARRSIKNTTAYRGVVLCDGCGRNLYLFNPERQQGRPVYRCNKAANRESCGKGYAFRAEKVEEIVEATILRVIGDLPMHERYYVKGSNNTQRLHEIEQYVTELQRSIRPGGKNSSGFAKKSTEEEIAALHEEHDSLSAEGDKPDRYAYRATGETFRHMWERNKDNKDERTRHLLKAGVSIRLNPLIKGVSNTVDFGAEIDLGKSLHQPFTIH; from the coding sequence GTGAAGACTGTGCGGGTACTGATCGCCCTGCGGATCAGCAACGAGACCGACGCATCCACCTCCCTGGAGCGGCAGCTACAGGACTGCATGGCCTACGTCGAGGAGAGGCAGAACCTGGGATGGCAGGTGGTGGGAGTAGCGAGGGATGCTCATATCTCCGCCACCAAATCTCACCCATTCGACCGACCGAAACTCGGGGAATGGCTGAATAATCGAGCCCCGGAATTCGATCTTCTGCTCTTCTGGAAGATGGACAGGTTCGTCCGCAAAGTCGTAGACATGCAGGACATGATCAAATGGGCGACTGCTCACGGGGGTAAGTCCCTGGTTTCAGCCAAGGAACCCGCACTCGACATGGTCGGCCCTTTTCGGGCAGTAATCATTGATTTGTTTGCGGCTATCGCTGAGACTGAAGCACAGAACATCTCCATGCGAGTTAAGTCGTTCCAGAACTACGCAAAATCCAAGAACGTATGGGCCAAGGGAAATCCTCCATACGGTTACGAATCATTCCGTGACATTGACGGAGCCATGAGACTCCGGGTGCGCGAGACGCAGAAGGATGTCATTCGGGAGATCTATAAGCGGGTAGTTGAGGACGGAGAGCCCTACTCGACTATCTGTGATGACCTCAACGCTAGAGACATAATGTCACCTGGGGCAGAGAGGATGTCGAATCGCCGAAAGAACAACGGCGACTCTCCCCCGATATGGCGCAGTCGCACCATCACAACCATTCTGAGGTCTGAAACCATCCTCGGCTGGAAGTGCGAGGAAGTGAAGGTACCCGGAAAGAAGTACGGAGTATCCCAGCCTATCGTGACTTCTGCGGGAAAGATCAGGATGGCTGATCCAATCCTCACAGACGACGAATGGGCCAAGCTCCAAGAAGAGATGAACAGTCGTCCCAGCTCTGCCCGCCGCTCCATAAAGAACACGACTGCGTATCGTGGAGTTGTCCTGTGTGACGGATGTGGCAGGAACCTGTATCTCTTCAATCCTGAGAGGCAACAGGGTAGGCCGGTGTACCGCTGCAATAAGGCGGCTAACCGTGAATCCTGCGGTAAAGGATACGCCTTCCGCGCAGAGAAAGTCGAAGAGATTGTAGAGGCAACGATCCTGAGAGTCATCGGAGATCTCCCCATGCACGAGCGCTACTACGTAAAGGGATCGAATAACACTCAGAGGCTTCACGAAATTGAGCAGTACGTGACGGAACTTCAGAGGTCCATCCGCCCAGGCGGTAAGAACTCTTCGGGCTTTGCCAAGAAGTCCACTGAGGAAGAGATTGCAGCCCTGCACGAGGAACACGACTCCCTGTCCGCCGAAGGAGATAAGCCAGACCGTTACGCGTACCGAGCTACCGGGGAGACCTTCCGCCACATGTGGGAGAGAAACAAAGACAACAAGGACGAAAGGACGCGCCACCTACTGAAGGCAGGAGTCAGCATCCGACTCAATCCCCTCATCAAGGGCGTATCCAATACCGTTGACTTTGGCGCAGAGATTGATCTAGGGAAAAGCCTGCATCAACCATTCACTATTCACTGA
- a CDS encoding GNAT family N-acetyltransferase, whose protein sequence is MPELIAPTTRLHSAWLLARDEWGPGFHEDGFGLGPSDEVDSPDGFATWVARLTEESGPKAVETGRGCTYRWIVECDRVHGGIALRHGLNDYVLQFGHIGYGIRPSSRRRGLATWALGRILDEARALGLDQVLIVCEVDNPASVKTIEHHGGVFEGVRETEHGLVRRYWIKI, encoded by the coding sequence ATGCCTGAACTGATCGCGCCCACCACCCGCCTACACTCCGCCTGGCTTCTGGCGCGTGACGAGTGGGGTCCCGGCTTCCACGAGGACGGATTCGGGCTGGGGCCGTCCGACGAGGTCGACTCGCCGGACGGGTTCGCGACCTGGGTGGCGCGCTTGACTGAGGAGTCGGGCCCGAAAGCGGTGGAGACTGGGCGGGGTTGTACGTACCGCTGGATCGTCGAGTGCGACCGGGTGCACGGCGGGATCGCGCTGCGGCACGGGCTCAACGACTACGTGCTGCAGTTCGGCCACATTGGGTACGGCATCCGGCCGTCTTCACGTCGGCGTGGGCTGGCCACCTGGGCACTGGGCCGGATACTCGACGAGGCGCGGGCGCTCGGCCTGGACCAGGTACTGATCGTCTGCGAAGTCGACAACCCCGCCTCGGTGAAGACGATCGAGCACCACGGCGGAGTCTTCGAAGGCGTACGGGAGACCGAACATGGCCTCGTACGGCGCTACTGGATCAAAATCTAG